From the Mangifera indica cultivar Alphonso chromosome 10, CATAS_Mindica_2.1, whole genome shotgun sequence genome, one window contains:
- the LOC123227219 gene encoding uncharacterized protein LOC123227219 isoform X1, which produces MAWRSAGSLSRSLSRVSSLRSPPLMPRFRPPQTSSTQQTRCFSFANPRNFAELGCTASFLPLHGVVHAARFTSLLSVNARAISELSHGTFRRTCQDR; this is translated from the exons ATGGCTTGGCGAAGTGCCGGATCACTGTCGCGGTCGCTTTCTAGGGTTTCTTCCCTCCGTTCGCCGCCACTGATGCCCCGCTTCCGTCCGCCGCAAACTTCCTCCACTCAACAAACTCGCTGCTTCTCCTTTGCCAATCCCAG GAATTTTGCGGAACTTGGTTGCACAGCTTCATTTTTGCCTTTGCATGGTGTGGTGCATGCTGCCCGCTTCACATCCCTCCTGTCTGTCAATGCTCGGGCAATTTCTGAGCTGTCTCATGGTACCTTCCGACGTACTTGTCAGGATCGCTAG
- the LOC123227219 gene encoding uncharacterized protein LOC123227219 isoform X2, with amino-acid sequence MAWRSAGSLSRSLSRVSSLRSPPLMPRFRPPQTSSTQQTRCFSFANPRNFAELGCTASFLPLHGVVHAARFTSLLSVNARAISELSHVT; translated from the exons ATGGCTTGGCGAAGTGCCGGATCACTGTCGCGGTCGCTTTCTAGGGTTTCTTCCCTCCGTTCGCCGCCACTGATGCCCCGCTTCCGTCCGCCGCAAACTTCCTCCACTCAACAAACTCGCTGCTTCTCCTTTGCCAATCCCAG GAATTTTGCGGAACTTGGTTGCACAGCTTCATTTTTGCCTTTGCATGGTGTGGTGCATGCTGCCCGCTTCACATCCCTCCTGTCTGTCAATGCTCGGGCAATTTCTGAGCTGTCTCATG TAACTTGA